In Thermodesulfobacteriota bacterium, one genomic interval encodes:
- a CDS encoding AIR synthase family protein — protein MKTQMPYIGKISSEIFDEIILPQLGRKRPEILVGPQHGVDVGVADLGNGKVMVATTDPIFVVPPYGWERSGWFAIHILASDASTSGLRPTYITVDLNLPLSMNREDFEEMWAVMHRECEKIGMAILTGHTGRYEGCEYPMIGGATVICIGDADRYVTPTMARPGDVVVVTKGAAIEASGLFAVTFPQKVAERYGEKVAREAEEIFWQMSVVEDALTAVEAGVREDGVTTMHDATECGVWGGLFEIALASKVGMNVDKGKIIVQENVRKVCDLFGIDPYSSISEGTLILTCRPRKAQEVLRRLGDKGIPASMVGEVVDAREGMRYSEGGRSHELIHPKVDPFWTAFGRAASDGR, from the coding sequence GTGAAAACGCAGATGCCGTACATCGGCAAGATCTCCTCGGAAATCTTCGACGAGATCATCCTTCCGCAACTGGGGAGGAAGCGCCCGGAGATCCTTGTGGGCCCCCAGCATGGAGTGGATGTGGGAGTGGCCGACCTGGGGAACGGAAAAGTGATGGTCGCCACCACCGACCCGATCTTCGTCGTCCCTCCCTACGGGTGGGAGCGCTCCGGCTGGTTCGCGATCCACATCCTTGCGTCCGACGCCTCCACGTCCGGCCTCCGCCCCACGTACATCACCGTGGATCTCAACCTCCCGCTCTCCATGAACCGGGAGGACTTCGAGGAGATGTGGGCGGTCATGCACCGCGAATGCGAGAAGATCGGGATGGCCATCCTCACGGGGCACACCGGCCGCTACGAAGGGTGCGAGTATCCCATGATCGGCGGGGCAACCGTGATCTGCATCGGGGACGCCGACCGGTACGTGACCCCGACGATGGCGCGCCCGGGGGACGTGGTCGTCGTCACCAAGGGAGCCGCCATCGAGGCGTCCGGGCTGTTCGCGGTGACCTTCCCGCAGAAGGTCGCGGAGCGGTACGGCGAGAAGGTGGCGAGAGAGGCCGAGGAGATCTTCTGGCAGATGTCGGTGGTCGAGGACGCCCTCACGGCGGTGGAGGCCGGGGTGCGCGAGGACGGCGTCACCACCATGCACGACGCGACCGAGTGCGGCGTGTGGGGCGGGCTGTTCGAAATCGCGCTGGCCTCGAAGGTCGGCATGAACGTCGACAAGGGGAAGATCATCGTCCAGGAGAACGTGCGGAAGGTCTGCGACCTGTTCGGGATCGACCCGTATTCGTCCATCAGCGAAGGGACGCTGATCCTCACCTGCCGGCCCCGCAAGGCGCAGGAGGTCCTCCGGCGGCTGGGCGACAAGGGGATCCCCGCCTCCATGGTGGGGGAGGTCGTGGACGCCCGGGAGGGGATGCGCTACTCCGAGGGCGGAAGATCGCACGAGCTGATCCATCCCAAGGTGGATCCCTTCTGGACGGCGTTCGGCAGGGCGGCGTCGGACGGCAGGTAG
- the thiE gene encoding thiamine phosphate synthase, producing the protein MSDRIRPETWRLYLVTDEKLSRGRSCLEVAENAIRGGADVIQLRDKTSPSGALYRIAMELRKLTLSAKVPLIVNDRLDIALAVDADGLHVGQDDLPASVARRLLGPGKILGVSTETPEEALLAEKDGADYIGVGPIFEARGTKADAGEPKGPGMIVPIRAKCRLPVVAIGGIKAGNARSVIDAGAAAVAVVSDIVAADDVEQAARRFREILGAGGRGR; encoded by the coding sequence ATGAGCGACAGGATCCGCCCGGAAACGTGGCGGCTGTATCTCGTCACCGACGAAAAATTGAGCCGGGGACGGTCCTGCCTGGAAGTCGCGGAAAACGCAATCCGCGGCGGGGCCGACGTGATCCAGCTCCGGGACAAGACTTCCCCCAGCGGCGCCCTGTACCGGATCGCGATGGAGCTGCGGAAGCTCACCCTTTCGGCGAAGGTCCCGCTGATCGTCAACGACCGCCTCGACATCGCGCTGGCCGTCGACGCCGACGGCCTTCACGTCGGCCAGGACGACCTGCCCGCCTCCGTCGCGCGGCGGCTCCTGGGGCCCGGCAAGATCCTTGGAGTATCGACGGAAACGCCCGAAGAGGCGCTCCTCGCGGAGAAGGACGGCGCCGATTACATCGGCGTGGGGCCGATCTTCGAGGCGCGCGGGACCAAGGCGGACGCGGGGGAGCCCAAGGGCCCGGGGATGATCGTCCCGATCCGGGCGAAGTGCCGCCTCCCCGTGGTCGCGATCGGCGGGATCAAGGCGGGGAACGCGCGCAGCGTCATCGACGCGGGAGCGGCGGCCGTTGCGGTCGTCTCCGACATCGTCGCGGCGGACGACGTCGAGCAGGCCGCCCGCAGGTTCAGGGAGATCCTCGGAGCGGGAGGGCGGGGGCGTTGA
- the tenA gene encoding thiaminase II has protein sequence MKQGGFYGEMRRKSDPMWKRISAHPFVRGIGDGTLPRDRFEFYLKQDYVYLIDFSRVFAMAAAKSDALSDMGTFATLLNLTLNTEMELHRKTCAAFGIPAEELERTRKAPVTSAYTDYLLRACHEGGPAEILAVLVPCACGYVEIAEELKGRGLPDDRFYRDWIETYSSAEFREFAEWLVDRMNARAEGASAGTRERWYRLYEMSALYEYLFFDMSWKMEEWP, from the coding sequence ATGAAGCAGGGCGGCTTCTACGGGGAGATGCGGCGGAAGTCCGACCCGATGTGGAAGCGGATCTCCGCCCACCCCTTCGTGCGGGGGATCGGGGACGGCACGCTTCCCCGGGACCGCTTCGAGTTCTATCTCAAGCAGGATTACGTGTACCTGATCGACTTCAGCCGCGTGTTCGCGATGGCCGCCGCGAAATCCGACGCGCTTTCGGACATGGGGACCTTCGCGACGCTGTTGAACCTGACGCTGAACACGGAAATGGAGCTCCACCGCAAGACGTGCGCCGCGTTCGGCATCCCGGCGGAGGAGCTCGAACGCACGCGCAAGGCCCCGGTCACTTCCGCCTACACCGATTACCTGCTCCGCGCCTGCCACGAGGGCGGCCCCGCCGAGATCCTGGCCGTGCTCGTCCCTTGCGCATGCGGCTACGTGGAGATCGCTGAAGAGCTGAAGGGGCGTGGGCTGCCCGACGACCGGTTCTACCGCGACTGGATCGAGACGTACTCCTCGGCCGAGTTCCGGGAATTCGCCGAATGGCTTGTCGACCGGATGAACGCCCGCGCGGAGGGCGCCTCCGCGGGAACCCGGGAGCGCTGGTACCGGCTGTACGAAATGAGCGCCCTCTACGAATACCTGTTCTTCGACATGAGCTGGAAGATGGAGGAGTGGCCATGA